In Drosophila yakuba strain Tai18E2 chromosome X, Prin_Dyak_Tai18E2_2.1, whole genome shotgun sequence, a single genomic region encodes these proteins:
- the LOC6526169 gene encoding CTD nuclear envelope phosphatase 1 homolog isoform X2, whose protein sequence is MISLLQMKFHALLLLLSKVWTCICFMFNRQVRAYQPVKYELFPLSPVSRHRLSLVQRKTLVLDLDETLIHSHHNAMPRNTVKPGTPHDFTVKVTIDRNPVRFFVHKRPHVDYFLDVVSQWYDLVVFTASMEIYGAAVADKLDNGRNILRRRYYRQHCTPDYGSYTKDLSAICSDLNRIFIIDNSPGAYRCFPNNAIPIKSWFSDPMDTALLSLLPMLDALRFTNDVRSVLSRNLHLHRLW, encoded by the exons ATGATTTCGctgctgcaaatgaaattccatgcacttttgttgttgctatcaAAAGTATGGACATGCATCTGTTTCATGTTCAATCGCCAAGTGCGAGCT TATCAACCGGTTAAATACGAACTCTTCCCGCTGTCACCCGTCTCGCGGCACCGCCTGAGCCTGGTGCAGCGAAAGACCCTCGTTCTGGACCTGGACGAAACGCTGATCCACTCCCATCACAATGCGATGCCCCGGAACACGGTGAAGCCGGGCACGCCGCACGACTTCACCGTCAAAGTGACCATCGATCGGAATCCAGTACGGTTTTTCGTGCATAAGAGACCGCATGTGGACTATTTCCTGGACGTG GTTTCGCAGTGGTATGATCTGGTGGTCTTCACTGCCAGCATGGAGATATACGGAGCGGCGGTGGCAGACAAGCTGGACAACGGACGAAACATCCTCCGGAGGCGATACTACAGACAACACTGCACGCCCGACTACGGATCCTATACCAAAGACCTGTCGGCCATCTGCAGTGACTTAAATAGG ATATTCATCATTGACAATTCGCCCGGGGCCTATCGCTGTTTTCCCAACAACGCCATACCCATCAAAAGTTGGTTCTCGGACCCGATGGACACGGcgctgctgtcgctgctgcccATGCTGGATGCGCTGAGGTTTACGAACGACGTGAGATCGGTGCTGTCGAGGAATTTGCACCTGCACCGCCTCTGGTAG
- the LOC6526168 gene encoding SRA stem-loop-interacting RNA-binding protein, mitochondrial, producing MATAAAVAKVGKSVHRIFVGNLPWTVGHQELRGYFREFGRVVSANVIFDKRTGCSKGYGFVSFNSLAALEKIENEQKHILEGNYLNIQKS from the coding sequence ATGGCCACCGCCGCAGCTGTAGCAAAAGTCGGAAAATCAGTGCACCGCATTTTCGTGGGCAATCTGCCGTGGACAGTGGGCCACCAGGAGTTGCGTGGCTACTTCCGCGAATTCGGACGCGTGGTGTCCGCCAACGTGATCTTCGACAAGCGAACGGGGTGCTCCAAGGGCTACGGCTTCGTTAGCTTTAATAGTTTGGCCGCGCTGGAGAAGATCGAGAACGAACAGAAGCACATACTGGAGGGCAACTACCTCAACATACAGAAATCCTAG
- the LOC6526171 gene encoding protein tweety, producing MGDYHEFTDQYKVPVIAKLLHALPHYNITFHKINSTFRPNDEIYLESLGILGSVPAALLIVSLLGLLFYLMTRCCDRKPRPAHSITSLKVALSIVTVMCCAAIGLGLYGNDDLHNGLLEVLTAGRKVDNLVTTIRNQTHILENTLTNRIRPQLVELADIFDQPVSNQTALSKLFVSLNIVQGNVTLATNAASDIRRPLMGISMTHFLTRGDQWELIRWPGTVATLALLLVLCAVLLVGVARHSRCALILFSVCGLLAVTGSWLMSGLYLSSSVAVGDLCISPADFLVSTAPRDLPTNVLLHYTQCEPGHTNPFTQRLRESQNSLNNARSAMATVMKISLVLFKSSGLQPKLGAVNADLNSSERLLTQLTALVDCKAVHHNFLAAARGLCEGGLLGLVLMLIASFIAAILLTIMVWVDSHTWIYIRKRNDYAQVDEPSYISHPAPQNHQQMMNAARTLPRNHNGHFSPPVISGSHTLQHPSKRQQHEMMAHAHIQQNMRAMGTHTLGRLPSHNHSPTHMTGPNNAAAVAAAANAAANMPPTTQAAQQQQQQHQAQQQQQQAQQQLGGPQPIYCHHPHQHPHPHPHQHPHSHSAAAVAAAVQHQHAIYHQQQAQQYGTYTTAAHHAPHHLGPGQSQIYQQIPAHLAPQLAANGNPHSIYQPLVAVSQGSIYVSNLATMRRQNSQGGPQIPAHQHPPSLHQQQQQPPPPSQQQQQLHQLKSPQQHQQQLQQQQLQQHQQQQHQQQQHQQQQLHQQQQQHHQQQQQNESDVVPISTAMDSAIYDRDKQIYKCSTLRQGGKFDPKYKPSILNCPLPEIPKDAEQPKVESIYEQRQQAHHQNYSKTLQRPPMKLPPQMKAIPPPRIGTPTSPPPPVAQPLNEANGGVPSGLQNGEGGGGVGGGVGGNANEDTSLPPPPLEVQTEATKGRMGAGPAANGKVLHNGGGGGVVAGGGGGAVDDDDDLPPPPPAITDESNYAVTEL from the exons ATGGGCGACTATCACGAGTTCACGGACCAGTACAAGGTGCCGGTGATAGCGAAGCTACTCCACGCCCTGCCCCACTACAACATCACGTTCCACAAGATCAACAGCACGTTCCGACCCAACGATGAGATCTACTTGGAG AGCCTGGGCATTCTGGGCTCGGTTCCGGCTGCCCTGCTGATCGTCTCGTTGCTGGGACTGCTCTTCTATCTGATGACCCGCTGCTGTGACCGGAAGCCGCGGCCAGCGCACTCGATCACCAGCCTGAAGGTGGCACTGTCCATCGTGACGGTGATGTGCTGTGCGGCGATTGGATTGGGATTGTACGGGAATGATGATCTGCACAACGGACTGCTGGAGGTGCTGACGGCGGGCAGGAAGGTGGACAATCTGGTCACGACCATCCGGAATCAGACGCACATCTTGGAGAACACGCTGACGAATCGCATACGGCCGCAGCTGGTGGAACTGGCGGACATCTTCGATCAGCCGGTGTCAAATCAAACGGCCCTCTCTAAGCTCTTTGTGTCGCTCAATATTGTGCAGGGAAATGTTACCCTAGCCACGAATGCGGCCAGCGATATCCGACGACCCCTGATGGGCATCTCCATGACTCACTTCCTGACG CGCGGCGACCAATGGGAACTGATCCGCTGGCCGGGCACGGTGGCCACCTTGGCCCTGCTCCTTGTGTTGTGTGCCGTactgctggtgggcgtggcccggCACTCGCGTTGCGCCCTAATCCTGTTCAGCGTGTGTGGCTTGCTAGCCGTTACCGGTTCCTGGCTAATGTCCGGTCTGTATCTCTCCTCCTCGGTGGCTGTCGGCGATCTGTGCATTTCGCCAGCGGATTTCCTGGTGTCTACGGCTCCCAGGGACCTGCCCACGAATGTGCTGCTGCACTACACCCAATGCGAACCAGGTCACACGAATCCGTTCACCCAACGCCTGAGGGAATCACAGAACTCCCTAAACAATGCTCGCAGTGCCATGGCCACAGTTATGAAGATATCGCTGGTGCTCTTCAAATCCTCGGGGCTGCAGCCCAAGTTGGGTGCTGTGAATGCCGATCTGAATAGCAGTGAGAGATTGTTAACTCAACTGACTGCGCTCGTAGATTGCAAGGCAGTGCATCACAATTTTTTGGCCGCCGCTCGAGGACTTTGCGAGGGAGGATTGCTGGGACTGGTTCTTATGCTGATAGCCAGCTTTATTGCCGCCATTTTGCTAACCATCATGGTGTGGGTGGACTCGCACACGTGGATTTATATACGCAAACGGAATGACTATGCCCAGGTGGATGAGCCGTCGTATATTTCGCATCCGGCACCGCAGAACCACCAGCAGATGATGAACGCCGCCAGGACATTGCCGCGAAATCATAATGG GCACTTCAGTCCGCCGGTGATTAGCGGCTCCCATACGCTCCAGCATCCCAGCAAGCGCCAGCAGCACGAGATGATGGCCCACGCccacatccagcagaacatGCGCGCCATGGGCACCCACACGCTGGGCCGGCTGCCGTCGCACAACCACAGCCCCACCCACATGACCG GTCCCAATAATG cagcagcagtcgcagcagcagcaaacgcCGCCGCCAACATGCCGCCGACCACGCAGGCCgcccaacagcaacagcaacagcaccaggcacagcagcaacagcagcaggcacagcagcagctgggAGGACCACAGCCCATCTACTGCCATCATCCCCACcagcatccgcatccccatccGCACCAGCATCCGCATTCGCACTCggccgccgccgtcgccgcTGCCGTGCAGCACCAGCATGCGATCTACCACCAACAGCAGGCGCAGCAATATGGCACCTATACCACTGCCGCCCACCATGCACCGCATCACCTGGGGCCGGGCCAGAGCCAGATCTACCAGCAGATTCCGGCGCATTTGGCGCCTCAACTGGCGGCCAATGGCAATCCCCATTCCATATATCAGCCGCTCGTTGCCGTTAGCCAGGGCTCCATATATGTATCCAATTTAGCCACAATGCGACGCCAGAACAGCCAGGGCGGCCCACAGATACCGGCGCACCAGCATCCACCCAGTttgcatcagcagcagcagcaaccaccgCCTCcctcgcagcagcagcaacagctgcatCAGCTCAAGTCCccgcagcagcaccagcaacagctgcagcagcaacagctgcagcagcaccagcagcagcagcaccagcagcagcaacaccagcagcagcaacttcaccagcagcaacagcaacatcatcagcagcaacagcaaaacgAATCGGATGTCGTGCCCATCAGCACGGCCATGGATAGCGCCATTTATGATCGGGATAAGCAGATCTACAAGTGCTCCACTTTGCGGCAGGGCGGCAAGTTTGATCCCAAGTACAAGCCATCGATTCTCAACTGCCCACTGCCGGAGATCCCCAAAGATGCGGAGCAGCCCAAGGTGGAGTCCATCTACGAGCAGCGTCAGCAGGCTCACCACCAAAACTATTCCAA GACCCTGCAGCGTCCACCGATGAAATTGCCGCCCCAGATGAAGGCTATTCCACCGCCGCGCATAGGCACACCCACCTCGCCGCCCCCGCCCGTCGCCCAGCCGCTGAACGAGGCCAATGGAGGAGTGCCGTCAGGTCTGCAGAACggagaaggaggaggcggTGTAGGTGGAGGAGTAGGAGGAAACGCCAACGAGGACACctcgctgccgccgccgccgctggaAGTGCAAACGGAGGCGACAAAGGGCCGAATGGGAGCAGGACCGGCGGCCAATGGCAAGGTGCTGCACAAtggcggaggcggaggagtCGTAGCCGGTGGGGGCGGAGGAGCGGtggacgacgatgatgatctgccgccgccaccgccagcGATAACCGACGAAAGCAACTATGCGGTGACGGAGCTGTAA
- the LOC6526170 gene encoding pyridoxal-dependent decarboxylase domain-containing protein 1, protein MSAAGRSDDDPGQSPVVDQEPDPGQSTPAVAEIAASSIRSGLAELELRSSQVLQRLENVKVSSTPENPHLVENEEEEEEDAGKRVISEDLLPAKHRVPSDILKSLEQLVSYTDSDDDPEFPLPALDDVSHLALISHSIVAYLSHLDRQQLLRVTNSISGDATRWLGTLFHFAHPASSFHADNADAVLRTVRLAIVARCPGYLEGGIPALAQPTFYISENTTPMRLHYACRQLGIPLEAIKVIPEHSQSGTMDVTLLQKQIQQDVGNNRTPLLVVADIGASLCGYVDNLLRLRDVCKAHNMWLHASGHGLAALVCAQNQGHVEEVLHSMALNLGSWLGVPSLPIVLLHRPLQNSALSAFESDPILSRRLNALSLWTSLQALGRKAIAERLHVAFQTCSILFEIASKCEGIRVLSHTPGAQTGASLSDVIQNPFDVQALFDAAAPVVAYQFDGSTTIPLGGSGSSAIAVAAAERETAEGLKPLEKINNASYFDRLNSWLGQILQRDCPNFDFEVIEHPTHGSCIRYCPLELGLGEQPPSSENLESFAQSLEAHVDILRATIKHKARFIHLVERSEVLRLVPLPEWAGMGGVRFVPEGWESLLTDQAKTELNKLNIDLVEALKSTDNAFSLGEGTDGLICVRFGMVTHETEVEELLDLVVTVGKSVQENSRVLDTMSEIVKKGIEAVTADLQRESEEKLWQEGILRHVPVVGRVFNWWSPPAKESGIKGRSLNLTQGVVESTENIYKYHMQMTGATAHQLPANRSPPTPMVQTPVGAPASPPVFPTVEPVPGHATGADEGTPVQSGEASGSLAGASGATPSAAPTQNHVDHARTVSQSSAASSNVPELVAASSAINNN, encoded by the exons ATGTCAGCGGCTGGTAGATCGGATGACGATCCCGGCCAGAGTCCGGTCGTAGACCAAGAACCGGATCCGGGCCAATCAACGCCAGCGGTGGCCGAAATCGCCGCTTCCAGT ATTCGATCGGGCCTGGCGGAGCTGGAGCTGCGATCCTCGCAGGTGCTGCAGCGCTTGGAGAACGTTAAGGTATCGTCCACGCCAGAGAACCCACATCTCGTCGAgaacgaggaggaggaggaggaggatgctGGGAAGCGGGTGATCAGTGAGGACCTCCTGCCAGCGAAGCACCGAGTGCCCTCCGACATTCTGAAGTCCCTGGAGCAATTGGTCTCCTACACGGACAGTGACGATGATCCCGAGTTCCCGCTGCCCGCCCTGGATGACGTCTCCCACTTGGCCCTCATCTCGCACAGCATTGTGGCCTATTTGTCGCATCTGGACCGCCAGCAGCTGCTTCGGGTGACGAACAGCATTTCCGGTGACGCCACCCGATGGTTGGGCACGTTGTTTCACTTTGCCCACCCGGCGAGCAGCTTCCACGCGGACAATGCGGACGCAGTTCTGCGCACGGTGCGACTGGCCATCGTGGCCAGGTGTCCGGGGTACTTGGAGGGTGGCATACCTGCCTTGGCGCAGCCCACGTTTTATATATCGGAGAATACGACGCCAATGAGGCTGCACTACGCCTGCCGCCAGTTGGGCATCCCGCTGGAGGCCATCAAGGTCATACCAGAGCACAGCCAGTCCGGAACAATGGATGTGACGCTGCTGCAAAAGCAAATTCAGCAGGATGTGGGCAATAACCGGACGCCGCTGCTGGTGGTCGCCGACATTGGTGCCTCGTTGTGTGGCTATGTGGACAACCTGCTCCGGCTGAGGGACGTGTGCAAGGCGCACAACATGTGGCTGCATGCCAGTGGCCACGGGCTGGCCGCCTTGGTCTGCGCCCAGAATCAGGGCCATGTGGAGGAGGTGCTCCACTCCATGGCCCTCAATTTGGGCAGTTGGCTGGGTGTGCCCAGTCTGCCGATCGTCCTGCTGCACCGTCCGCTACAGAATAGCGCTTTGAGTGCCTTCGAATCCGATCCCATACTGTCGCGTCGTCTCAATGCCCTGTCCTTGTGGACCAGTCTGCAGGCTCTGGGCCGGAAGGCGATTGCGGAGCGGCTGCATGTGGCCTTCCAGACCTGCAGTATTCTCTTCGAGATCGCATCGAAGTGTGAGGGCATCCGGGTGTTG AGCCATACTCCTGGAGCGCAGACCGGAGCCTCGTTGTCGGACGTCATTCAGAACCCCTTCGATGTGCAGGCGCTTTTTGATGCCGCCGCCCCTGTGGTCGCCTATCAGTTCGACGGCAGCACCACCATTCCGTTGGGAGGGAGTGGCTCCTCCGCCATAGCCGTCGCCGCTGCTGAGCGAGAGACGGCCGAAGGCCTCAAGCCGCTGGAGAAGATTAACAATGCTTCCTACTTTGACCGGCTCAACTCCTGGCTGGGTCAAATCTTGCAACGCGACTGTCCCAAC TTTGACTTTGAGGTGATTGAACACCCGACGCACGGCAGCTGCATCCGCTACTGTCCGCTGGAATTGGGGTTGGGTGAGCAGCCGCCGAGCTCCGAGAACCTGGAGAGCTTCGCACAGAGCTTAGAGGCACATGTGGACATCCTGCGCGCGACCATCAAGCACAAAGCACGCTTCATTCATTTGGTGGAGCGCAGCGAGGTGCTGCGCCTCGTTCCACTGCCCGAATGGGCGGGCATGGGTGGCGTTCGCTTCGTGCCCGAGGGCTGGGAGTCCCTGCTGACAGACCAGGCCAAAACAGAGCTAAACAAGCTGAACATCGACCTGGTGGAGGCCCTGAAGTCCACAGACAACGCCTTTTCACTAGGCGAGGGCACCGATGGCCTGATTTGTGTGCGATTCGGAATGGTCACCCACGAAACGGAGGTCGAAGAGCTGCTAGACTTGGTGGTCACGGTGGGCAAGAGCGTTCAGGAAAACTCGCGGGTATTGGACACCATGTCGGAGATTGTTAAAAAG GGCATTGAGGCGGTTACCGCAGATCTGCAGCGCGAATCGGAGGAGAAGCTCTGGCAGGAGGGTATCCTGCGCCACGTGCCGGTGGTGGGACGCGTCTTCAACTGGTGGTCCCCACCGGCTAAAGAGTCGGGCATCAAGGGGCGGAGCCTAAATCTCACCCAAGGTGTTGTCGAAAGCACCGAGAACATTTACAA GTACCACATGCAGATGACTGGAGCCACTGCACATCAGTTGCCAGCAAATCGTTCGCCTCCCACTCCAATGGTGCAGACGCCCGTGGGCGCGCCCGCTTCGCCGCCCGTCTTTCCCACAGTGGAGCCCGTACCCGGACACGCAACTGGAGCGGACGAGGGGACGCCTGTGCAATCGGGAGAAGCTTCAGGATCGCTAGCAGGAGCTTCGGGAGCGACACCGTCTGCGGCACCGACACAAAACCATGTGGATCACGCCCGCACTGTTAGTCAGAGCAGTGCCGCCTCCTCCAACGTTCCCGAGCTAGTGGCCGCAAGCAGTGCaattaacaataattaa
- the LOC6526169 gene encoding CTD nuclear envelope phosphatase 1 homolog isoform X1 — MISLLQMKFHALLLLLSKVWTCICFMFNRQVRAFIQYQPVKYELFPLSPVSRHRLSLVQRKTLVLDLDETLIHSHHNAMPRNTVKPGTPHDFTVKVTIDRNPVRFFVHKRPHVDYFLDVVSQWYDLVVFTASMEIYGAAVADKLDNGRNILRRRYYRQHCTPDYGSYTKDLSAICSDLNRIFIIDNSPGAYRCFPNNAIPIKSWFSDPMDTALLSLLPMLDALRFTNDVRSVLSRNLHLHRLW, encoded by the exons ATGATTTCGctgctgcaaatgaaattccatgcacttttgttgttgctatcaAAAGTATGGACATGCATCTGTTTCATGTTCAATCGCCAAGTGCGAGCT TTTATCCAGTATCAACCGGTTAAATACGAACTCTTCCCGCTGTCACCCGTCTCGCGGCACCGCCTGAGCCTGGTGCAGCGAAAGACCCTCGTTCTGGACCTGGACGAAACGCTGATCCACTCCCATCACAATGCGATGCCCCGGAACACGGTGAAGCCGGGCACGCCGCACGACTTCACCGTCAAAGTGACCATCGATCGGAATCCAGTACGGTTTTTCGTGCATAAGAGACCGCATGTGGACTATTTCCTGGACGTG GTTTCGCAGTGGTATGATCTGGTGGTCTTCACTGCCAGCATGGAGATATACGGAGCGGCGGTGGCAGACAAGCTGGACAACGGACGAAACATCCTCCGGAGGCGATACTACAGACAACACTGCACGCCCGACTACGGATCCTATACCAAAGACCTGTCGGCCATCTGCAGTGACTTAAATAGG ATATTCATCATTGACAATTCGCCCGGGGCCTATCGCTGTTTTCCCAACAACGCCATACCCATCAAAAGTTGGTTCTCGGACCCGATGGACACGGcgctgctgtcgctgctgcccATGCTGGATGCGCTGAGGTTTACGAACGACGTGAGATCGGTGCTGTCGAGGAATTTGCACCTGCACCGCCTCTGGTAG